In Ruegeria sp. YS9, the genomic window AGGCTTTCTCGACTTCCCATCGCGTCCGGATTTGTTCGATCTCATAGGCAATTGCGTCAACCCCAGAGTTCCATATGCTCTCATCGATCAGCGCAATCCTTCGTTGAAGTTCCCAGTCCAACGGTTCACCCTTCAGCATTCCCTCGTACCATTCAGCCCAAAACTCCCATGGCGTCTCGGGGGCATTTTCGGAGAACTGCTGCGACAAGCTGGCGTACGGTTCTGGTACTGCACCATGCCACAGTTCGGTGGCAAACACCTGCGCAGTTTCATCTGGTGTCGCGGTTAGCGCAATAGCATCGGCAGATAGCGCTTGGGTAATTTCGGCACCGTATGTGAATGCGTTGGCATTGAGATCGTGAATTGCTTCGGCAGACGTGGCGCGTGTTGCATAGAAGGTTGCGGCGACGGCAGTTGCGACATTGGATAAGGTCGGTTCGGTTAACGTGCCGTACCCGTTTTCGGTATTGGCGGCGTCGAGGGTGGCTAGAGCACTAGAGGTGACAGAACCTATTTCTGGGTAAAGCCCAGCACCAACGAGTCCAGAAACAATATTGGCTCTAAAGCAAGCTAGAAGGAATTGCGCCTGTTCGCGGCTGCTACTTTCTTGATCTGATAAAACAAAAGCATAGGGAAGAACTTGTAAGGCTGAACGCGTCGCAAATGCTTTCAGTGCCGTGTTTGAAAGCGAATTTAGCCAATCGTCAAACTCTTCTGGACGGGATAATATAACCATGTGCATCCCTGCTAATATGTGCGTTCCAGCCTACCCTCCGGCTGTTTAGCACACAAGCAATGAAACTCTGTCGCGTTTCTATTGACCAACCCACGATTCCTCTACATATCCCCACTCCATGACAGACCTCGCTCATATCCGCAATTTCTCCATCGTCGCGCATATCGACCATGGCAAATCCACCCTTGCTGACCGGCTCATCCAGGAGACCGGGACAGTGCAGGATCGTGACATGAAGGAACAGCTGCTCGACAGCATGGATATCGAACGCGAGCGTGGCATTACCATCAAGGCCAACACCGTTCGCATCGACTATACCGCCGACAATGGCGAGCAGTACGTGCTGAACCTGATCGACACCCCCGGTCACGTGGATTTCGCCTATGAGGTCAGCCGGTCGATGCGCGCGGTCGAGGGCTCTCTGCTGGTCGTGGACTCCACCCAAGGGGTCGAGGCGCAGACGCTGGCAAACGTGTATCAGGCCATCGACGCCGATCACGAGATCGTGCCGGTGCTGAACAAGATCGATCTGCCCGCGTCCGACTGTGACCGTGTGGCAGAACAGATCGAGGACGTGATTGGCATCGACGCGACCGATGCCATTCAGGTTTCCGCCAAGACGGGGCAGGGTATCCATGAGACGCTCGAGGCCATCGTGCAGCAACTGCCCGCGCCGCAGGGCACTCTGGACGCGCCGCTCAAGGCGATGCTGGTGGATTCGTGGTACGATGCCTATCTCGGTGTCATCGTTCTGGTCCGCATCATGGACGGCACGCTGAAAAAGGGGATGCGGGTCAAGTTCATGTCGAACAACACCCTGCACCATGTCGACCGCGTTGGCGTCTTCCGCCCCGAGATGCAGATGGTCGACAGCCTTGGCCCAGGCGAGATCGGCTTCCTGACCGCATCGATCAAACAGGTTCGCGACACCCGCGTCGGTGACACCATCACCAATGACCGCAACGGCACCGAAGAGGCGCTTCCGGGCTTCAAGCCCGCGCAGCCGGTGGTGTTCTGCGGCCTGTTCCCGGTGGACAGCGCCGAATTCGAAGACCTGCGCGATGCGATCGACAAACTGGCGCTCAACGATGCCTCTTTCTCGTTCGAAATGGAAACCTCGGCCGCGCTGGGCTTTGGCTTCCGCTGCGGCTTCCTGGGCCTGCTGCACCTCGAGGTCATCCGCGACCGTATCGAACGTGAATATGATATCGAGCTCATCACCACCGCGCCGTCGGTGATTTATCACGTCTACATGAAAGACGGCGAGATGATCGAGCTGCACAACCCCGCCGACATGCCCGACCCGTCGAAGGTCGACCATATCGAGGAACCGCGCATCAAGGCGACCATCCTTGTGCCGGATGAATTCCTTGGCGACGTGCTGAAACTCTGCCAGGACCGCCGCGGCATCCAGCTGGACCTGACCTATGCGGGCAGCCGCGCCATGGTCGTCTATGACCTGCCGCTGAACGAGGTCGTTTTTGATTTCTACGACCGCCTGAAATCGGTGACCAAGGGCTATGCGTCGTTTGACTACCAGATGACAGGCTATACCGAGGACAACCTGGTCAAGATGTCGGTACTGGTGAATGATGAACCCGTTGACGCGCTGTCGACCATGGTTCACCGCGACCGGGCCGAGATGCGGGGCCGGGCGATGTGCGAAAAGCTCAAGGACCTGATCCCGCGCCACATGTTCAAAATCCCGATCCAGGCCGCCATCGGAGGCAAGGTCATCGCGCGCGAGACCCTGTCTGCCTTACGCAAGGACGTGACCGCGAAATGCTACGGCGGCGACGCCACGCGGAAACGCAAGCTGCTGGACAAGCAGAAGGCGGGTAAGAAGAAAATGCGCCAGTTCGGGAAGGTCGATATCCCGCAGGAGGCGTTTATTTCTGCTTTGAAGATGGACAGCTGAAGCTGTCCGTTTTGAACAGTCACTGACAGGTTTGCTTTTTGGGTTCGAGCTTGATGCCACCTGATCAGGTGGCGGCTCGCACCAAATGGAATTCGCAGTCCGTCAGGCCGAATTCGCTGTAATCAATCGGCTTGGAAAAGTTCAGGCGCCTCAACTGTCTGTCCGCAATTCGAACCGGTCTGAGGTTGGAATCGTCATGCACGATGAAGGCACCGGACGGCATGAGAGCGTGGAGGGCCAGAACCTCTCTGAGGTGCGTGTCCTTGGCCCCGTCCAGGTGCAGGAAATCGATTTTCGCATCAGGGTGCCTCAGGGCGTATGCCGGAGCTTCGATCAGAGAGTTTCCTTTTATCAGCTCAACCCGGTCAGGAAACTTGTACCTTAGCCAGTTGAATGCTGCCGGCACGTAAATGTCCACGCGGGCCCACCGGCGGTTCAATCTCTGGCAGACATCCACGCCGACGCACTTGATTTCAGGGTTGGCCATAAGCGCCAACAACATGCTGTGGCCCGCATTCACGCCTATTTCGAACAGACGTGTCGAGCGTCGGGCCAACTCAAAGAAATTTCTTCGTTTGGGTTCGAATCTTTCAATAAATGGCTGTGTTTGAAAACCCGTCGCGCGGTGTTCATAGAACAGATTGCCATTCAGCGCAGGTGGTTCACCCACTTGTTCAAGCGAATGTGCGACATACTGATTGAGGTCGCGCAAGTTTTCGTTCCACTGTGCTGAGGACAAGAGATCGTCATAATCTGAAGGATGGAAGTTGGAAGACACAGTACTTTTCCTCGAAACCCTTTAGTTCCATTACACGCGAGGTTTTCGTTAAACTGTTGAAGCGATGGAAAGTAAACCTTTGAAGCGAAAAACAAGTATTCTCGTTTTGTGGGCCTAAAGTGAGTTCCGTCAGTAACGTATAAGCACGAATGCCCGCCTTTGGGATGACCTTCCTGCGTCAACCTCAGGGTTTACCTTCGAAAAAAACGGGTGGTGCGTTTGCGCCCTTGGACTCTGCCCGTTCGCGGCTGAATTCGTGCACTGGACGAATTCCGAGACGCCGCTCACCCCCTCGGGTTGGCGCTGCCCTCATCACTTGGATTTCTGTGACTAGCCGCTGACAGATCACCTCGTTAGGTTGTTGCTATGGCAATGAACTATAGAACTATCTTGGAGCGCTGGCCCGTCGCGACGATTGGCCTGACTTATTTTTCATACTTTGCTTTGCAAAGCACTATGGACCACACTTTCCGCGCCTTTGATCAGCAGGAGTTTAACCCTGGTTGGGTGCTGTTTCTTATTTTTGGTGGTTGGGGATTCTACAGCATGTTTCACACAATCTTTTATCTAATTCGAACGTTTAAATAGCATCGTATCAGTTGTCCATCTAACACCTGTGACCAACCTCACAGTCCCATCCACACCCTCCTGCTACACTTGACCCAACGGCAACCTCGGCAGGAGGCCCTTATGTCCACATCGCTCATCCCTCTCATCGCCCTCGGATCGGCGGGTCTCTATTCCGTTGCCATGATCTCGATGAAGTTCTGGTGGAAGATTCCCGGTGTTGGCCTGACCCTTTTGATTGTTGCCACGTTGCTGGCCGCCGCGACGCTGGAACTTGCCGCGCTGCGCAACGAACGATTGGGCATCATCTATACCGGCATTCTGGGGGCCGAGGTCGTGCTGATCGCCATCGCCTCGTATTTCCTGTTTGGCGAGAACTTTTCCTATCGCGAGGGGATCGGCATCGCGCTGGTCATTGTTGGGACGGCTCTGGCCTGGGCCTGAAGCCCCATTCTAAGCCCCCGGTGAACCAATCATGAAGTTTCCCTAAGGTAAGTTGCAACCGCCACGTGCCCTCCCAATCTGTTGACCAGACGAACAGGAGAGAGCCATGACCAGATACATGACTGCCGGAGCAGCCGCTTTGGCCACGACCCTCGCCCTTGGAACGGCCGCGCTGGCCGATACCACGCCCGACCTGCGCGGCACATGGCTGGGGTCCTACACGACCGTCCAGCCCAGCCATTACTACAAAGGCGATCAGCCCCGGTTCAATCAGGCCGAATGGATGCTGGATGTGCAGCTTCAGGACGGCAACGTTTTCTGGGGGCACAGCAAATGGCGTCGCGATGGCGATACCGACTGGAATGAATACGAGGCCACCGGCACCATCAGCCTCGATGGGACGGGCAGTATCGGCATCGTCGAAACCTCACCTCTGCTGATCGGCGCGAATGCGTTGATCGATGCGCGGTACGAAGATGGCAGGATTTTTGCCGATTTCCGTAGCCTGCGGACCGGAACGACCTACAGCACCGTTCTGGAACGTCAGGTGAACTGAAGCGTGTCCGGCCCGGGCGATTGTAGGGGGTAAGTACCGCTGCTGCGATATTGACTGCGGCGGAGGTTAGTAGGTTGCCACGCGCGGGTCGGACCGCTTCTCAAAAACGGAACAATCGTCTCCACAGCGAGGAGACGGGCCGGGCGGCCAGTTCACCGCCTGCGACAGGATCCAGACCGCCCCGCGCAAGAATGCGGCGTTCCTCGGCGCGGGTCATCTGGATTTCGCGAACCTTCAGCGCGGCTTCGCGCGCGGTGACATAGCTGCCGTCCGGTCCCGGTTCCATTCCGGGGATGTTGCGTCCCTGCGACCACATCCCGCGAATTCCCGACAGCGGGTGTTTCCACCCGATCTCGTCATCATCCTGCAAATGCCAGATCCGCTTCGCCTCGGCGACCGAGACCAGAGCGGCCAGCGGTTTGCCGTGCCGGGTCAGAATGATCACTTCGCGCGGGTCCTGTGCACGGGTGACCAGAGCGCCCAAATTGGCGCGCGCATGGGAAATGGTGCAACGCATCGGCGAATCTCCGTATGTACGATTCGAAAGATTGGTGGTCCGAAGGTTGTACAAATCCTGCAATTCTCAACTAACGGCGCGTGCGGTGGCCTTTGCGCCCGCAGCATTGGGCAAAAAACCGGGGTCAGGTTCAGGCCTGAAAATTTCCCGGGACAAACATGCGTGGAGTCAAAACTTCTCGGATTATCCACAAAGATTTCCCGGCAGATACCAACAGTTTATCCCCGTCTAATTTTCATGCTGCGGTGCTATTTTCTTGTCAGATACAAGGCGTGCTGCAACAGTCTGAACACCACACAGGTTCTTCGGAACCGAAGGTGGGGCGCAAAGGCCCGGGGGTCTTGGCAGAGAGACCGGATCTTAGGATTTGCGTTGAACTGCAATGGCTTACCGGTGGGTGATCGGCCGAGTGCGGGTTTCGTGCCCAAGTCGGATGGCCACCTTCTCAGAAGGCCGATGCACGCTGTGATGTTCCTTCGGGGGCAAAGCGGCAGCCGCAGTCTCTCAGGAGGCTGGGGCAACTGGATCGGGGTGCCCTTCGGGGTGCATCGAACCGGTAAGGCGTCAGGAGTGTCCGAAAGGATGCATGCAAAGACCGCGTCTGCGCACCTGACGCCTTTTCCTTTGCCGATTTCGGTTTCATACAGGCTACCACTCACCCCTGCCGAAAGGGACCGGGGCTCTTCTGCGTGTGCAAAAGAGCCCCGATTTAGCGTCAGATGATGCAATGCCGCGTCTATGCACCTGTAAGGGCAAGCTACCGCGGCATGCGAGGTCTTTCAACCATATATTGATGATTGTTCTACGCCCGCCGCAAAATAAAGTGTCTTACAGGCTTTCCTGCACGTCGGTTGCTGCGCCTTGAATGGCATCTCCGGCTTTTTCGATGTCCTTGCCGGCGCCTTTTGCGGTTTCGCAGGCGGTCAGTGCAAACAGACTCAGGCCAATCAGAATTACGCGGATCATATTCGTCTCCTTGGTGCTCGATCTTTTTTTCGGTAGCACCTTTTTTCAGGCGGAGCCAGTTCTTAGGCCGAGGCTTCGCCGCAGAAGAGCTCGTAAACGACTTCGAGCATGCGGCGCGGACGTTCATCCGCCAGACGATAATAGATGGCTTTGCCTTCCCTGCGAGGTATCACCAGCCCTTCAAGTCGCAGACGGGAAAGCTGCTGTGAAACAGCGGCTTGCCTGGCGGACAGCAACTCTTCCAGTTCGGTGACGGATTTTTCACCTGACACAAGGTGACACAGGATCATCAATCTGCCTTCGTGGCTTATAGCCTTGAGGAAATTGGACGCGCGCGTCGCGTTGGTGACCATGCGGTCAAAATCTTCTTGTGACATGTCATTGGACAGCTGAGGAAGTGCCATCGATTGAGTTCCTTGCAAACCCGTTGGCCGGGCGTTGTTTCCGTACGTAAAGAGACGTGAGTGTGAGACCCTTCAGTACATGTTTCGTACATTCATTTCTATATGTATGAATCAAAATAGCGTGATGTGTGAAAGGCGAGTTCGGATTGAATGTTCCCGAAACGCAAGGGGCGTGTAATTCAAATGATGGCGATTGGCGGATCGGCCCTGGAAACAACAGATGGTTCGCTTTGACGATTGATGATGATCGACATTCGGTCAGCGTTCTCACTTGCCCCCCTTGCAGCCCCCCTTAGCCGACACTAAGACTCA contains:
- the lepA gene encoding translation elongation factor 4, with amino-acid sequence MTDLAHIRNFSIVAHIDHGKSTLADRLIQETGTVQDRDMKEQLLDSMDIERERGITIKANTVRIDYTADNGEQYVLNLIDTPGHVDFAYEVSRSMRAVEGSLLVVDSTQGVEAQTLANVYQAIDADHEIVPVLNKIDLPASDCDRVAEQIEDVIGIDATDAIQVSAKTGQGIHETLEAIVQQLPAPQGTLDAPLKAMLVDSWYDAYLGVIVLVRIMDGTLKKGMRVKFMSNNTLHHVDRVGVFRPEMQMVDSLGPGEIGFLTASIKQVRDTRVGDTITNDRNGTEEALPGFKPAQPVVFCGLFPVDSAEFEDLRDAIDKLALNDASFSFEMETSAALGFGFRCGFLGLLHLEVIRDRIEREYDIELITTAPSVIYHVYMKDGEMIELHNPADMPDPSKVDHIEEPRIKATILVPDEFLGDVLKLCQDRRGIQLDLTYAGSRAMVVYDLPLNEVVFDFYDRLKSVTKGYASFDYQMTGYTEDNLVKMSVLVNDEPVDALSTMVHRDRAEMRGRAMCEKLKDLIPRHMFKIPIQAAIGGKVIARETLSALRKDVTAKCYGGDATRKRKLLDKQKAGKKKMRQFGKVDIPQEAFISALKMDS
- a CDS encoding class I SAM-dependent methyltransferase gives rise to the protein MSSNFHPSDYDDLLSSAQWNENLRDLNQYVAHSLEQVGEPPALNGNLFYEHRATGFQTQPFIERFEPKRRNFFELARRSTRLFEIGVNAGHSMLLALMANPEIKCVGVDVCQRLNRRWARVDIYVPAAFNWLRYKFPDRVELIKGNSLIEAPAYALRHPDAKIDFLHLDGAKDTHLREVLALHALMPSGAFIVHDDSNLRPVRIADRQLRRLNFSKPIDYSEFGLTDCEFHLVRAAT
- a CDS encoding type II toxin-antitoxin system Phd/YefM family antitoxin, whose amino-acid sequence is MRCTISHARANLGALVTRAQDPREVIILTRHGKPLAALVSVAEAKRIWHLQDDDEIGWKHPLSGIRGMWSQGRNIPGMEPGPDGSYVTAREAALKVREIQMTRAEERRILARGGLDPVAGGELAARPVSSLWRRLFRF
- a CDS encoding entericidin A/B family lipoprotein, coding for MIRVILIGLSLFALTACETAKGAGKDIEKAGDAIQGAATDVQESL
- a CDS encoding helix-turn-helix transcriptional regulator; the encoded protein is MALPQLSNDMSQEDFDRMVTNATRASNFLKAISHEGRLMILCHLVSGEKSVTELEELLSARQAAVSQQLSRLRLEGLVIPRREGKAIYYRLADERPRRMLEVVYELFCGEASA